The Ignavibacteriales bacterium genome includes a region encoding these proteins:
- a CDS encoding Ig-like domain-containing protein, translated as MNVRTILLWGIIAVLTLLVSCQNPTGPDTQVTSIPTSVRGLVMRSDNLTPVTNAIVYDVGGLARDTSRSDGTFRLVYQLLSQTKTRIIGSRSGYGNDTSVVTLNPGVDTTIVLRLKADSSSPSGAVSTGKAANIVLVASSSDNISIRGTGSNETAVLQFEVRDSLGIPIAGVNKLTVNFSILGGPGGGEYVFPVTSETDPLTGRVTTRISSGTKAGVLQLLATATVPGTPPLTIKSSPIKITISGGLPDDSHFSISRKPLNIAGGVYDNLRAQIQVIVGDKEGNPVQQGTAVSFTTTGGVIQPNAVTDRDGIAQVDLISANPRPSNSVAIVTAKTIGDSGKVIQKSTVVLFSGATRILTPSSTVVVPDSGVASFEYRVQDPNGFPLAGSTSVTLTVDGPGSGDLELSGDVTKTLEDTNDPNSTLFKATVRDKKLRGPGGAVTFKISVVSQNGNVSATFPGFVLSDTSVIVAPSKSGYISSLTLAGIDNTQLSVSGTGANETAKLTFAAKDSVGNPIELRKRAYVTFSLSPTGGVGGGEFLFPAADSTDAFGQVTTTFNAGSRAGVLQVIARSTYAGRTITTSPIRVTIAGGLPDSNRFTATLSSVNMPGLIKAGALGTVGVQVGDKFGNAVQPGTALAFSISGGLIQANTTTDAAGQASAVVYGGNPAPNEPTLGGVGHGFITVQTVGEGGIAIRKKIPFLFSGQSRIVPPSALISIPDSGVATFQYRVQDVNGNPLVAGTTVNLTVDGPGAGNLALSGDVAKTLLDLDDPVSTLLTATVQDKVLKGSSGAVTFKVTVASPNGNAVTTFPGIVLQDTSTVPPVVVGGGKARYAASLTLVGGSLPGTLGPISVKGTGSTEAVRITFVAKDSVGNAIDASKRAYVKFKIMPLGGTGGGEYLSPVADSTDAAGQVSTTLNAGIKPGVVQIVATTRGDTVISSPVTITISQGLADQAHFTMAIATGTEGSVQVMPQDTISLVTWPKAGANVAQIIVQVGDRYGNPVQPGTALYFGTSAGLIFPRAVTNENGWASTVWQGGNPAPKNDTASIWVETVGNGGIAVGQRNIVRLTQSIGSYSSGFASSLTLKSNVTNQLSVRGTGAIEATTLTFVARDSVGNLLDPKRRLLVNFSISPTNGLGGGEFLSPISGYTDGSGEVTTTFNSGVRSGVVQIVATATVSGQTITVASGRITISGGFPDPTKLTAFLSRVNMPGIAKTGPIGTMSVQVGDKFGNPVQAGTAVSFSSNGGLIQPFAQTDANGLATVTLQGGKPFPNDPTAGGPGYGTITLQTVGEAGAAISVPIQFLFSGAPIVTLQNVPNDTLKIFDASSYDVDFTVADANGNPVSSGHNITVNVSGQAAASIGLVGDVNLFTPDTKDKANFTHYRFRVTDLNPNGGISGEVVFTVTVNGEAGSFVKKFYGNLQPPQVANTVPPTARQPSQIAFLGISNTDIYVAGVGNTENSVITYEVRDSLGIPIDRTRRVFATFSLQFYPNNNVGGGLPPQIIPSADSTDDSGKLRTAIVSGTQAGVVQVVAKLQLPGGGQVASQPVRVSVHAGFADQAHFTITPGHWVFPGFDPVIQFPFFNQVQFTTVVADTFSNPVQVNTAVYYNTQAGVMQTGTTGPSASYTNNTGISTSWLYAVNPKPAAPPFCDLSSGSGRPGYHWVYAQTQGRGGKWIIDSVLVVQNRAPIVITGVPAATIQVPRGLVSAPISMTFKDANGNPLPDGTTITATVLFTSDVPGIKFEVGGDLSSTRGFVMPNASYARFPGARITDFTFFVGDLSTNGGATIGQSMIIQIEIQSANLDSRIVSFPAVIVP; from the coding sequence ATGAACGTCCGTACGATCTTGTTGTGGGGGATTATCGCGGTGTTGACGCTTCTGGTGTCATGTCAAAACCCGACAGGGCCTGATACACAGGTCACATCCATCCCGACGTCGGTCCGCGGTTTGGTAATGAGAAGTGACAACCTTACGCCGGTCACCAATGCAATCGTGTACGACGTTGGCGGCCTGGCCCGGGATACATCAAGATCGGACGGAACATTCCGATTGGTGTACCAACTTCTCTCGCAGACGAAAACCCGGATCATCGGTTCCCGCTCCGGTTACGGTAATGACACCTCTGTTGTAACGCTGAACCCCGGGGTGGACACGACGATCGTGTTGCGGCTCAAAGCCGACAGCTCGAGCCCCTCGGGGGCGGTGTCGACGGGCAAGGCGGCGAACATAGTCCTCGTCGCATCAAGTTCCGACAATATCTCCATTCGCGGTACCGGTTCCAACGAGACGGCTGTCCTTCAGTTCGAAGTGAGAGATTCTCTGGGTATCCCGATCGCGGGTGTTAACAAACTCACCGTGAACTTCTCTATTCTTGGCGGCCCCGGCGGCGGGGAATATGTGTTCCCCGTGACTTCCGAAACCGATCCATTGACCGGTCGAGTGACGACGCGTATCTCCAGCGGCACGAAAGCAGGCGTCCTGCAACTTCTTGCGACGGCAACCGTTCCGGGCACGCCTCCACTGACCATCAAATCCAGTCCGATAAAAATAACCATCTCCGGTGGCCTTCCCGACGACAGCCATTTCTCTATCAGTCGCAAGCCGCTCAACATCGCCGGAGGCGTATACGATAATCTCCGGGCACAGATACAGGTTATCGTCGGTGACAAGGAAGGGAACCCCGTACAGCAGGGGACGGCGGTCTCCTTCACGACGACCGGCGGCGTCATTCAGCCCAACGCTGTGACCGACCGCGATGGAATTGCTCAGGTAGATCTGATTTCCGCCAATCCACGTCCATCGAATTCGGTGGCAATCGTAACGGCAAAGACCATTGGTGACAGCGGCAAGGTCATCCAGAAAAGTACTGTTGTGTTGTTCTCCGGAGCGACGAGGATTTTGACTCCCTCTTCTACAGTCGTGGTTCCGGACAGCGGTGTTGCATCCTTTGAGTATCGTGTGCAGGATCCGAACGGATTCCCTCTCGCCGGCAGCACAAGCGTTACGCTGACGGTGGACGGTCCTGGTTCAGGTGATCTGGAGCTTTCGGGTGATGTCACGAAGACTCTGGAAGATACCAACGATCCCAACAGCACGCTTTTCAAAGCGACCGTGCGTGACAAGAAATTGCGCGGACCAGGCGGAGCCGTCACGTTCAAAATCTCTGTCGTCAGCCAAAACGGTAATGTGTCCGCCACGTTCCCTGGATTCGTACTCAGTGACACCAGTGTGATTGTCGCGCCGTCGAAGTCGGGGTACATCTCAAGTCTGACTCTCGCGGGGATCGACAACACTCAACTTTCAGTCAGCGGCACCGGTGCCAATGAAACCGCGAAACTGACGTTCGCTGCCAAGGATTCGGTGGGGAATCCCATCGAGCTTCGAAAGAGAGCATACGTAACCTTCTCCCTGTCGCCGACCGGCGGTGTGGGAGGGGGAGAGTTCCTGTTCCCGGCGGCAGATTCGACGGACGCCTTCGGCCAGGTGACGACGACGTTCAATGCTGGCTCACGAGCTGGCGTTCTTCAGGTGATAGCTCGGTCAACGTACGCCGGACGCACAATCACGACCTCTCCGATCAGGGTCACGATCGCCGGTGGACTCCCTGACTCGAACCGGTTCACTGCTACTCTCTCGAGCGTCAATATGCCGGGTCTCATCAAAGCCGGAGCGCTTGGAACAGTCGGTGTTCAGGTTGGTGACAAATTCGGAAATGCGGTGCAGCCAGGAACGGCGCTCGCCTTCAGCATTTCAGGCGGCCTTATCCAGGCCAACACAACCACCGACGCTGCGGGCCAGGCATCCGCCGTCGTGTATGGCGGCAATCCGGCTCCGAATGAACCGACACTCGGCGGAGTGGGACACGGCTTTATTACTGTACAGACAGTGGGCGAAGGGGGCATCGCGATACGCAAGAAGATTCCATTCCTCTTCTCTGGTCAGAGCCGCATCGTGCCTCCGTCGGCACTCATTTCCATTCCCGACAGCGGAGTCGCGACGTTCCAATATCGGGTACAGGATGTTAACGGCAATCCACTTGTAGCAGGGACGACAGTCAATCTTACCGTCGATGGTCCAGGTGCCGGCAACTTAGCGCTGTCCGGAGATGTGGCGAAGACGCTTCTGGATCTCGATGATCCCGTATCGACTCTTCTCACAGCGACGGTTCAGGATAAGGTGCTCAAGGGTTCCAGCGGTGCAGTTACATTCAAGGTGACAGTGGCGAGCCCGAACGGCAATGCCGTCACAACATTCCCTGGGATCGTCCTGCAAGATACGTCAACCGTGCCGCCTGTGGTTGTCGGTGGAGGCAAAGCGCGGTATGCAGCGAGTCTTACGCTTGTCGGTGGATCACTCCCTGGGACGCTCGGTCCGATATCAGTCAAAGGAACCGGCTCTACCGAGGCAGTGAGAATCACGTTTGTGGCAAAAGATTCAGTGGGAAATGCTATCGATGCCTCGAAGCGAGCCTATGTTAAATTCAAGATAATGCCTCTCGGCGGGACTGGTGGTGGCGAGTACTTGTCACCTGTCGCAGACTCAACCGATGCAGCTGGCCAGGTTTCAACAACGTTGAACGCTGGAATAAAGCCAGGAGTAGTTCAAATTGTCGCCACGACCCGCGGAGACACAGTGATATCGTCACCGGTGACGATCACCATTTCCCAAGGTCTTGCTGATCAAGCTCACTTCACGATGGCAATTGCGACGGGGACAGAAGGAAGTGTTCAGGTGATGCCGCAGGACACGATCTCACTTGTGACTTGGCCCAAAGCAGGTGCTAATGTCGCTCAAATCATAGTTCAAGTTGGCGATCGGTATGGAAATCCTGTCCAACCTGGTACAGCTCTGTATTTTGGTACCAGCGCAGGATTGATTTTCCCACGTGCCGTGACAAATGAAAACGGTTGGGCATCTACCGTCTGGCAGGGCGGAAATCCAGCACCGAAAAACGACACCGCCAGCATCTGGGTGGAAACCGTGGGTAACGGGGGAATCGCGGTCGGTCAGCGGAACATAGTAAGGTTGACGCAATCGATTGGCTCTTACTCGTCTGGCTTCGCGTCCAGCCTCACGCTCAAGAGCAATGTGACAAATCAGCTCTCAGTTCGTGGAACAGGGGCGATTGAAGCGACGACGCTCACGTTCGTGGCGCGAGACTCGGTTGGGAATCTTCTTGATCCAAAACGTCGGCTCTTGGTGAACTTCTCAATCTCTCCGACAAATGGACTTGGAGGTGGCGAGTTTCTCTCACCGATCAGCGGGTACACCGATGGCAGCGGTGAGGTGACCACGACATTCAATTCAGGCGTCCGGTCGGGTGTGGTCCAAATCGTCGCCACGGCAACTGTATCCGGCCAAACGATCACTGTCGCTTCGGGTCGGATAACGATTTCCGGCGGATTCCCGGATCCCACGAAGCTCACGGCGTTTCTGTCGCGCGTCAATATGCCGGGTATCGCAAAAACCGGCCCAATCGGGACAATGTCCGTTCAGGTTGGCGACAAGTTTGGCAATCCCGTCCAGGCCGGCACAGCTGTCTCGTTCAGCTCGAACGGCGGGTTGATTCAGCCGTTCGCGCAGACGGATGCCAATGGACTGGCCACGGTGACGCTGCAGGGAGGCAAGCCATTCCCGAACGATCCTACTGCAGGTGGACCAGGATATGGCACGATAACACTTCAGACTGTCGGGGAAGCCGGTGCAGCAATCAGTGTCCCGATTCAGTTCCTTTTCTCCGGCGCTCCGATCGTCACGCTGCAGAATGTTCCGAATGATACTCTCAAGATTTTTGATGCTTCATCCTATGATGTCGATTTCACCGTGGCTGATGCCAATGGCAATCCTGTTTCGTCTGGACACAATATTACGGTCAATGTTTCGGGCCAGGCAGCGGCGAGCATCGGTCTCGTCGGCGATGTAAATCTGTTCACGCCTGACACGAAGGACAAAGCAAACTTCACACATTATCGATTCCGTGTGACTGACCTTAACCCGAATGGCGGCATAAGTGGTGAGGTGGTGTTCACGGTCACTGTGAATGGTGAGGCGGGGTCATTTGTAAAGAAGTTCTATGGCAACCTCCAGCCGCCGCAGGTGGCGAATACTGTACCCCCAACGGCCCGGCAGCCATCGCAGATTGCATTCCTCGGTATCTCGAATACTGACATCTATGTTGCCGGTGTCGGCAACACGGAGAACTCTGTCATAACGTATGAAGTGCGCGATTCGCTTGGTATTCCAATCGACAGGACGCGGCGCGTGTTTGCGACGTTTAGTCTCCAGTTTTACCCGAACAACAATGTGGGAGGAGGTTTGCCTCCCCAGATCATCCCATCTGCGGACAGCACCGACGATTCAGGAAAACTCCGGACGGCAATCGTGAGCGGCACGCAGGCGGGTGTCGTGCAGGTCGTTGCGAAGCTTCAGCTCCCAGGTGGAGGTCAGGTTGCATCGCAGCCCGTCAGGGTGAGCGTCCACGCGGGGTTTGCGGACCAGGCGCACTTTACGATTACACCTGGACACTGGGTCTTCCCTGGATTTGACCCGGTGATACAATTCCCGTTCTTTAACCAGGTTCAATTCACTACGGTCGTTGCTGACACATTCAGCAACCCAGTCCAGGTGAATACGGCAGTGTACTACAATACGCAGGCCGGCGTGATGCAGACAGGAACGACTGGTCCATCGGCGTCGTACACCAACAATACCGGCATCTCGACATCGTGGTTGTATGCTGTCAATCCGAAGCCGGCTGCTCCACCGTTCTGTGATCTGAGTTCCGGTTCTGGTCGCCCGGGTTATCATTGGGTGTATGCACAGACCCAGGGAAGAGGAGGAAAGTGGATCATCGACAGCGTCTTGGTGGTTCAGAACAGGGCGCCGATCGTCATCACGGGCGTGCCGGCTGCGACCATACAGGTCCCGCGTGGATTGGTGTCGGCTCCGATCTCTATGACCTTCAAAGACGCCAATGGGAATCCATTACCTGACGGCACAACTA
- a CDS encoding type II secretion system F family protein — protein MAEYKIEGLTVAGKPVSGLINADSLKDAKQKASQMSTEKKFKLTGVLERVVWMYKVQKGTEKPLDGEQKAYSKDEVKQALEKMGYRVIYVRKKLFGGKARAAPAVEIITFVRMSADLMKQKLPFNEILILLMNDIDNPALKDAVKEINSELKQGKDSEKVFMKQAPVFGKFTANMLGLASKSGNMTEIYESTAKFLERNAQFKRNLKSALIMPLVTLFILFLACLFYVGYIFPATAEMFEKFKIELPPMTKATLGFSRWLTANAIPVALVIIVPVVLFGRFITTERGRFLLDKTIIKVPIVGPLLHKTAIEIYCRVFYALYSGSGENIDVIRMAAEACGNKYMEHQIKTIAIPMMLEKGKGLTEAFQATGVFTQTAISRFNSGAETGTVKNTAIQLAEYYEKETTYKLANAIEAIQLAVSMIIMLVLTALTLVSSETATIRPKAPGQLIRYVMYYLGLG, from the coding sequence ATGGCTGAGTACAAAATTGAGGGTCTGACCGTCGCTGGCAAGCCGGTTTCCGGTTTGATCAACGCGGACAGTCTCAAGGATGCCAAGCAAAAAGCTTCTCAGATGTCGACCGAGAAGAAGTTCAAGCTGACGGGGGTTCTTGAACGTGTCGTGTGGATGTACAAAGTCCAGAAGGGGACGGAAAAACCGCTCGACGGTGAACAGAAAGCGTATTCCAAGGACGAAGTCAAGCAAGCCCTTGAGAAGATGGGCTACCGTGTCATCTACGTTCGGAAAAAGCTGTTCGGAGGAAAGGCCCGCGCGGCGCCGGCAGTCGAAATCATCACTTTCGTTCGCATGAGTGCCGACCTGATGAAACAGAAGCTGCCGTTCAATGAGATCCTGATCCTGCTCATGAACGACATCGACAACCCTGCTCTGAAGGACGCGGTCAAGGAAATCAACAGCGAGCTGAAGCAGGGGAAGGACAGCGAAAAGGTGTTCATGAAGCAAGCTCCGGTGTTCGGCAAGTTCACCGCCAACATGCTGGGCCTTGCCTCGAAGAGCGGTAACATGACGGAGATCTACGAGAGCACTGCGAAGTTCCTCGAGCGCAACGCTCAGTTCAAGCGCAATCTCAAAAGCGCGCTGATCATGCCTCTCGTCACTCTGTTCATCCTGTTCCTCGCCTGTCTCTTCTACGTGGGCTATATTTTCCCCGCAACGGCAGAGATGTTCGAGAAGTTCAAAATCGAGCTCCCGCCGATGACGAAGGCGACGCTGGGGTTCAGCCGATGGCTGACGGCGAACGCGATACCGGTGGCGTTGGTGATCATCGTGCCTGTGGTGTTGTTTGGCAGGTTCATCACGACAGAGCGCGGGCGCTTTCTGTTGGACAAGACAATCATAAAGGTCCCGATCGTCGGTCCATTGCTGCACAAGACCGCCATCGAGATCTACTGTCGCGTGTTCTATGCGCTCTATAGCGGATCAGGTGAAAACATCGACGTTATCCGCATGGCGGCAGAGGCGTGCGGCAACAAGTACATGGAACATCAGATCAAGACGATTGCCATCCCTATGATGCTCGAGAAGGGAAAGGGATTGACCGAAGCGTTCCAGGCGACAGGGGTGTTCACGCAAACGGCGATTTCCCGTTTCAATTCCGGCGCCGAGACCGGGACGGTGAAGAACACGGCTATCCAGCTTGCGGAGTACTACGAGAAGGAAACGACCTACAAGCTTGCGAACGCCATCGAAGCGATTCAGCTCGCCGTTTCCATGATCATCATGCTTGTGCTGACGGCGCTGACGCTTGTTTCGTCCGAAACGGCGACGATCCGCCCGAAAGCCCCCGGCCAACTCATCCGGTATGTGATGTACTATCTGGGGCTGGGCTAA
- a CDS encoding ATPase, T2SS/T4P/T4SS family: MPEIDITDKIGYTLLKKGIIDFETLEKSLKMKDSEENKKNRKNLGQILVTEFGADHDAVFREVANLYAFREIYVADEKVDDARTAFIKKLVEGLPDQQREMMVQAKMLPFKYDERQTDKLVIIAADPTDRNLPVVARSFNVKKYEICYVRMKDLQMLMDKIVPAQNEFLKLLQQDGDVNIGDDGTGGDSEVDEDVLEAEINKSALVNLFEGCLVEAVRRDVSDVHIVAAEGNKTNFMFRVDGNLQVWHCQENTMPEAVLAVVKDRTKNVDRFEREASQDGFIQRTVDGHQLRFRVSIMPIVTTEFKNKFESVVIRVLDDRKVITDLEKLGLQGPARAFFYKAIAKPQGIIILTGPTGSGKSTTLIAALYQVIDPTVNVLTIEEPVEYIIKGARQLKIGPKMGFEQSIRGILRHDPDIVLVGEMRDKITAETAIKLANTGHLVFSTLHTNDAPSAVARLYKMGIEPFLIAYAINIIVAQRLIRTLCKICKTPVEADEFGDLIKFGFTEEDLRAHTVYKAVGCDKCGGGYKGRAAIHEALFFTKEIKSIILGAGDKVDENRIRDQASKDGMWTLRRSGMERMLEGSTSLEEVIANTTEDD; the protein is encoded by the coding sequence ATGCCAGAAATAGATATAACTGATAAAATCGGTTATACGCTTCTCAAGAAGGGGATCATCGATTTTGAGACTCTTGAGAAGTCTCTGAAGATGAAGGATTCCGAGGAGAACAAGAAGAACCGGAAAAACCTCGGACAGATCCTCGTCACAGAGTTTGGGGCCGATCACGACGCGGTGTTCCGTGAAGTTGCCAACCTTTACGCGTTTCGCGAAATCTACGTGGCCGATGAGAAAGTCGACGACGCCCGCACTGCATTCATCAAGAAACTGGTCGAAGGTCTTCCCGATCAGCAGCGTGAGATGATGGTGCAGGCCAAGATGCTCCCGTTCAAGTATGACGAGCGCCAGACTGACAAGCTCGTGATCATCGCTGCCGATCCCACCGATCGCAACCTGCCTGTCGTTGCGCGAAGCTTCAATGTGAAGAAATATGAAATCTGCTACGTGCGGATGAAAGATCTGCAGATGCTGATGGACAAGATCGTGCCGGCGCAGAATGAGTTCCTGAAGCTTTTGCAGCAGGACGGAGACGTCAATATCGGAGACGATGGGACGGGCGGCGATTCTGAGGTTGACGAAGACGTACTCGAAGCCGAGATCAACAAGAGCGCACTTGTCAACCTGTTCGAGGGATGTCTCGTGGAGGCCGTCCGGAGGGACGTGAGCGACGTTCATATTGTCGCTGCAGAAGGGAACAAGACGAACTTCATGTTCCGTGTGGATGGCAACCTGCAGGTTTGGCACTGCCAGGAAAACACGATGCCTGAAGCGGTTCTGGCTGTTGTCAAGGATCGGACGAAAAACGTCGATCGATTCGAGCGTGAAGCGTCACAGGACGGATTCATCCAGCGAACCGTTGACGGTCACCAACTCAGGTTCCGTGTGTCGATCATGCCTATCGTGACGACGGAATTCAAGAACAAATTCGAGAGCGTTGTTATCCGCGTGCTCGATGATCGCAAGGTTATCACCGATCTTGAAAAACTCGGTCTCCAAGGTCCTGCGAGAGCCTTCTTCTATAAGGCGATCGCGAAACCGCAGGGGATTATCATTCTGACCGGTCCCACAGGATCCGGAAAATCCACCACGCTGATTGCTGCTCTGTACCAGGTGATTGATCCCACCGTCAACGTGTTGACGATCGAAGAGCCGGTGGAGTATATCATCAAGGGTGCACGTCAATTGAAAATCGGTCCGAAGATGGGGTTTGAGCAATCCATCAGAGGAATTCTGCGTCACGACCCCGATATCGTGCTCGTTGGCGAAATGCGCGATAAGATCACTGCCGAGACCGCCATTAAACTGGCAAACACTGGTCACCTTGTTTTTTCGACTCTTCACACGAACGATGCCCCCAGCGCAGTTGCGCGTTTGTATAAGATGGGTATTGAGCCGTTCCTGATTGCCTATGCAATTAACATTATCGTCGCGCAACGTTTGATCAGAACCCTCTGTAAGATCTGCAAAACGCCCGTCGAAGCGGATGAGTTCGGCGATCTGATAAAATTCGGGTTCACGGAGGAGGATCTTCGTGCGCATACGGTCTACAAGGCCGTCGGGTGCGACAAATGTGGCGGCGGTTATAAAGGCCGCGCTGCCATCCACGAGGCGCTGTTCTTCACGAAAGAAATCAAATCAATTATCCTCGGTGCAGGTGACAAGGTCGATGAAAACAGGATCCGTGACCAGGCCTCAAAGGATGGTATGTGGACTCTGCGGCGATCTGGAATGGAACGAATGTTGGAAGGGAGCACCTCGCTGGAAGAGGTTATTGCCAACACAACCGAGGACGACTAG
- a CDS encoding PilT/PilU family type 4a pilus ATPase encodes MTTPVQNPGAAKPPATDPQSVAMAPEPPFVADARRLLKELASQLPSTVTGLERQMMIGDVLGRMDDGDKQKLRALINYFLLRMLSIGASDIDQGGYGSGGQVWFRVYGSKKPDKTLGQYATDETNYLIQSVLGERQRAFLYENRNLDFSYMLYLENGEFRRFRADAYFDLDQLALNMRAINNTVRPYKNLELHPNVTRMLSLAGTKEGLCLVTGITGSGKSSTLDAIIDANNRAVDAHIVIIASPIEFVHKSDRCIIRHREVGRDVLSFKDGAVQALRQDPDIIMIGELRDPETILTALEITDSGHKVFSTLHTASSVESIDRIIGETPPVEQERVRNRLADTLRCVMSQKLVPSLDGKRVMAKEVLLGVPSVKAAIKNNNTGEIYQMISEGVEQGMTTMEQDLKRLYLQKKISLENALNYANNKRRIQQLLQVNPSEG; translated from the coding sequence ATGACCACTCCTGTCCAAAACCCTGGTGCTGCAAAACCTCCGGCGACTGATCCTCAATCTGTCGCTATGGCGCCAGAGCCACCATTTGTGGCCGATGCGAGAAGGTTACTGAAGGAATTGGCATCACAACTTCCTTCGACCGTTACCGGCCTCGAACGCCAAATGATGATTGGCGATGTTCTCGGGAGAATGGATGATGGGGACAAGCAGAAGCTCCGGGCCCTGATAAACTACTTCCTGCTGCGGATGCTGAGCATCGGCGCCTCTGATATTGATCAGGGGGGCTATGGTTCGGGCGGCCAGGTCTGGTTTCGCGTCTACGGTTCCAAGAAGCCTGACAAAACTCTGGGCCAGTATGCCACCGACGAAACGAACTATCTTATTCAAAGTGTGCTGGGTGAACGGCAGCGGGCGTTCTTGTATGAAAACCGCAATCTGGATTTTTCATACATGCTGTACCTCGAGAATGGCGAATTCCGCCGATTTCGTGCTGACGCGTATTTCGACCTCGACCAGCTTGCGCTCAATATGCGCGCGATCAACAACACAGTTCGCCCTTACAAGAACCTCGAGTTACACCCGAATGTAACGAGAATGTTAAGCCTCGCCGGAACGAAGGAAGGTCTGTGCCTTGTCACCGGCATCACAGGGTCCGGCAAAAGCTCCACGCTCGATGCGATTATTGATGCGAACAACCGTGCGGTCGATGCGCACATCGTCATCATCGCTTCACCGATCGAATTTGTGCACAAATCAGACCGCTGCATTATCCGTCACAGGGAAGTAGGGCGTGATGTTTTGTCGTTCAAGGACGGAGCGGTACAGGCGTTGCGCCAGGATCCTGATATCATCATGATCGGCGAGTTGCGGGATCCGGAAACAATTCTGACAGCGCTTGAAATCACCGACTCCGGTCACAAGGTTTTCTCCACACTGCATACCGCTTCCTCGGTCGAAAGTATTGACAGAATCATCGGTGAAACTCCGCCGGTTGAACAAGAGCGTGTGCGGAACAGGCTTGCCGACACACTTCGATGTGTCATGTCGCAGAAGCTCGTTCCGAGTCTTGATGGCAAACGAGTGATGGCAAAGGAAGTGCTGCTTGGCGTCCCTTCTGTGAAAGCTGCGATCAAGAACAACAACACCGGGGAAATCTATCAGATGATTTCCGAAGGAGTCGAGCAGGGGATGACCACGATGGAGCAGGACCTGAAGCGATTGTATCTGCAGAAAAAGATTTCACTGGAAAACGCGCTTAACTACGCGAACAACAAGCGGCGGATTCAGCAGCTTCTCCAGGTCAATCCGTCGGAGGGGTAG